One segment of Anser cygnoides isolate HZ-2024a breed goose chromosome 5, Taihu_goose_T2T_genome, whole genome shotgun sequence DNA contains the following:
- the CHST1 gene encoding carbohydrate sulfotransferase 1 yields MQCSWKAVLLLALASIAIQYTAIRTFTAKSFHSCPIPSPVNCSLSQDTDAPDRLCDESPTLAYNLSRKTHVLILATTRSGSSFVGQLFNQHFDVFYLFEPLYHVQYTLIPKLTQSKSTTDRRVMLGASRDLLRSLYDCDLYFLENYIKPQPVNHTTDRLFRRGASKALCSPPVCEPLGAADLHLEEGDCVKKCGTLNLTLATESCREHGHVAIKTVRVPEVSDLRALVEDPRLNLKVIQLVRDPRGILASRSETFRDTYRLWRIWDGTGRKPYNLDVTQLTTVCEDFWNSVSTGLNRPPWLKGKYMLVRYEDLARNPMKKTEEIYDFLGIPMDSNVERWIQNNTRGDRSSSKHKYGTVRNSAATAEKWRFRLSYEIVAFTQHACQQVLAQLGYKTAGSEEELKNLSISLVEERDFLPFS; encoded by the coding sequence ATGCAATGTTCCTGGAAGGCTGTCCTCCTACTAGCCTTGGCATCCATTGCGATCCAGTACACAGCAATCCGGACCTTCACCGCCAAGTCCTTCCACagctgccccatccccagccccgtgAACTGCAGCCTGAGCCAGGACACCGATGCGCCCGACCGGCTGTGCGACGAGAGCCCCACCCTCGCCTACAACCTCTCCAGGAAGACGCACGTCCTCATCCTCGCCACCACCCGCAGCGGCTCCTCCTTCGTGGGGCAGCTCTTTAACCAGCACTTCGACGTCTTCTATTTATTCGAGCCCCTCTACCATGTCCAGTACACGCTGATCCCAAAGCTGACCCAGAGCAAGAGCACGACGGACAGGCGGGTCATGCTGGGGGCCAGCCGCGACCTGCTGAGGAGCCTGTACGACTGCGACCTCTACTTCTTGGAGAACTACATCAAGCCCCAGCCCGTCAACCACACCACCGACCGCCTCTTCCGCAGGGGGGCCAGCAAGGCGCTGTGCTCGCCGCCCGTCTGCGAGCCCCTGGGAGCCGCCGACCTCCACCTGGAGGAAGGAGACTGCGTGAAGAAGTGCGGCACCTTGAACCTGACGCTGGCCACCGAGTCCTGCAGGGAGCACGGGCACGTGGCCATCAAAACCGTGCGGGTGCCCGAGGTCAGTGACCTGCGGGCCCTGGTGGAGGACCCGCGGCTGAACCTGAAGGTCATCCAGCTGGTGAGGGACCCCCGGGGGATCCTGGCGTCCCGCAGCGAGACCTTCCGGGACACCTACCGGCTGTGGAGGATCTGGGACGGCACCGGCAGGAAGCCGTACAACCTGGACGTGACCCAGCTCACCACGGTGTGCGAGGACTTCTGGAACTCCGTCTCCACCGGCCTCAACCGGCCGCCATGGCTCAAGGGCAAGTACATGCTGGTGCGGTACGAAGACCTGGCCAGGAACCCCATGAAAAAGACCGAGGAGATCTACGATTTCCTGGGCATCCCCATGGACAGCAACGTCGAGCGCTGGATACAGAACAACACCCGGGGAGACCGGTCCTCATCCAAACACAAGTACGGGACGGTGCGCAACTCGGCGGCCACGGCGGAGAAGTGGCGCTTCCGCCTGTCCTACGAGATCGTGGCGTTCACCCAGCACGCCTGCCAGCAGGTGCTGGCGCAGCTCGGCTACAAAACCGCCGGCTCCGAGGAGGAGCTGAAGAACCTCTCCATCAGCCTGGTAGAGGAGAGAGACTTCCTGCCCTTCTCTTAA
- the LOC106043358 gene encoding uncharacterized protein, producing the protein MGHQWTAGLLRQDVLLASPGPGDSWKCHLLGGRCKVGPLSCSLVPASHTAPFRQSLNFYSVLVESGADATRMVLISGSPPAPGPLPFAMHQAEQGKQRSTYSERRQRGSISPASASAAPCLPLRVPCPITKPQRGRGRFGEKYPSLMSHLWLLKPAGASSHHCVPGDAAPAQSWPSRRTTSTPRSSLGCTQSLQPGWQETPQEEMHGPAPFRAALPSSGCRECAAEGCPGERARGLFWCWCHRCPFPSPNSPWSQHASPCPCLACVSVQQPGSRLAARDALQEAGQCLARGQEHCLPEEEGAEPFLFPAPLPTALIRQDGRRRCSLPPPCDSSGCAVTCPPPPPLPPSTTPALEHQQGQRR; encoded by the exons ATGGGCCACCAATGGACGGCAG gtcTGCTAAGACAGGATGTCCTGCTGGCATCCCCTGGTCCAGGTGACTCATGGAAGTGCCATCTTCTGGGTGGAAGGTGCAAAGTGGGACCTCTTTCCTGCTCTCTAGTGCCGGCCAGCCACACTGCACCCTTCAGGCAAAGCCTCAACTTTTACTCCGTGCTGGTGGAGAGTGGAGCTGACGCCACTCGGATGGTCCTGATCTCAGGTTCTCCACCTGCCCCAGGTCCTCTCCCCTTCGCAATGCACCAAGCTGAGCAAGGGAAGCAAAGATCCACGTACTCAGAGCGGAGGCAAAGAGGCAGCATCAGCCCAGCGTCAGCCTCTGCTGCCCCTTGTCTCCCTTTGCGTGTGCCCTGCCCGATCACCAAGCCGCAGCGAGGGAGGGGCAGGTTTGGGGAGAAGTATCCCTCCCTGATGTCTCATCTGTGGCTTTTAAAGCCAGCAGGAGCCTCCTCCCATCACTGCGTCCCAGGAGATGCGGCTCCCGCTCAGTCCTGGCCCTCTCGCAGAACAACGAGCACCCCTCGCTCCTCTCTCGGCTGCACGCAGAGCCTGCAGCCGGGCTGGCAGGAGACACCTCAAGAGGAGATGCACGGCCCTGCACCATTCAGGGCAGCTTTGCCGAGTAGCGGTTGCAGGGAGTGTGCTGCAGAAGGATGCCCCGGAGAGAGGGCACGTGGCCTCTTTTGGTGCTGGTGTCACCGttgccccttccccagccctaaCTCCCCCTGGTCACAGCACGCCAGCCCATGCCCCTGCCTCGCCTGTGTCTCTGtgcagcagcctgggagcaggCTGGCCGCGAGGGATGCGCTGCAGGAGGCCGGCCAGTGtctggcacggggacaggagcaTTGTCTGCCCGAGGAGGAAGGTGCCGAGCCTTTCCTCTTCCCCGCCCCGCTTCCCACAGCCCTCATCCGACAGGATGGGCGAAGGCGATGCAGCCTTCCCCCGCCATGCGACAGCAGCGGGTGTGCAGTcacctgccctcctcctcctcctcttcctcccagcacTACTCCAGCCCTGGAGCACCAGCAGGGCCAGAGGCGATGA